DNA from Corallococcus soli:
TCCTCTCTTCCGGAGGCTCTTCAGGAGGGCTGGGATGGATTTGAAGGACCCCGAGAACATCGTCGAGGTTCCAGGGCATCGCGGCCCGCATCCACGCGAATACCACGAGCTGGTCTATCGCCGTTTGAACGAAGCCACCCTGGGTTGCCGTAGCGTGGACGCGTGCCGCAAGGTACTGACAACCGCACTGCGGACCCTGGCGGATGAAGCAGCCACCCGGGGTTCCGAGATCAACCGGCTCCTCACCCAAAGGCCCTGACGAAGCGGATCATGACACGGCGCTATTTCGAATTGTCAGAGGACGTCTATGTCCCGCATCGCTGGTATCTCGGAGATCCGGTCGATGAGCAC
Protein-coding regions in this window:
- a CDS encoding AHH domain-containing protein — its product is PLFRRLFRRAGMDLKDPENIVEVPGHRGPHPREYHELVYRRLNEATLGCRSVDACRKVLTTALRTLADEAATRGSEINRLLTQRP